Proteins from one Chitinispirillum alkaliphilum genomic window:
- a CDS encoding acetyl-CoA carboxylase, biotin carboxyl carrier protein: protein MQKKDKNTKEDKLHKTPLRITDTTLRDAHQSLWATRMRTDDMMRIIDVIDNVGYYSLEMWGGATFDVCLRFLRENPWERLRLVKSKAKNTPLQMLLRGQNLVGYRNYADDVVDRFISLACENGIDIFRVFDALNDTRNLEAAIKAIKKHGGHAQGTLCYTISPVHTVDQYVKYAKEQVALGIDSLCIKDMAGILSPISAEKLVSALVEKVSIPIQLHCHASSGMAVATYVEGVRAGAGAIDCAVSSMAGFSSQPPVETMNAIFSETNYTADLDIEALEKTAKYFSELAPKRTCTNDPMNIIDPDILIHQIPGGMISNFRSQLKIQNTLDKLPEVLEEVTNVRKDLGYPPLVTPTSQIVGTQAVMNVIAGERYKIVPNEVKDYVMGLYGRSPAPITKEITQKILGDQKPITSRPADRLSPMLPKATHGTEASYFEHEEDIISYVLLPEPAVEYFKYRALSPDERPPTPADLELEKARSVENKVEKVVKEEVKSSQKAQAPRRPKISMPEKIEKVAAELTQKIEGLAIEEVIFRKEDVTLSIRGAGALASPVTAPPVTEDTSSTLSSGSAVSEPEPVRESEPATENYSSTVNSPLVGTFYSAPGPGKSSYVKEGDIVEKGEKVCIVEAMKLFNEISVPEKCRIVKILAKDGEAIEKDQPLIAIEEL from the coding sequence ATGCAAAAAAAAGATAAAAACACCAAAGAGGACAAACTGCATAAAACACCTCTGAGAATTACCGATACAACTCTCAGGGATGCTCATCAGTCGCTCTGGGCAACTCGTATGAGAACTGACGACATGATGCGTATAATAGATGTTATCGATAATGTGGGGTATTATTCTCTTGAGATGTGGGGTGGAGCGACCTTCGATGTGTGTCTGAGATTTCTACGAGAGAATCCATGGGAGAGGCTCAGACTGGTAAAAAGTAAAGCGAAAAATACCCCGCTGCAGATGCTCTTGAGAGGACAGAATCTGGTCGGGTACCGTAACTATGCAGACGATGTGGTAGATCGGTTCATATCTTTGGCATGTGAAAATGGGATTGACATATTCAGGGTTTTTGATGCCCTCAATGATACACGAAATCTTGAGGCTGCTATCAAGGCTATCAAAAAGCATGGCGGTCATGCTCAGGGAACACTCTGTTATACTATTTCACCTGTGCACACAGTCGATCAGTATGTAAAGTACGCGAAGGAACAGGTGGCTCTTGGTATCGATTCCCTGTGTATCAAGGATATGGCGGGTATACTTTCACCAATTTCGGCAGAAAAGCTGGTTAGTGCTTTGGTTGAAAAGGTGAGCATACCAATTCAGCTTCATTGTCATGCTTCCAGTGGGATGGCTGTGGCAACTTATGTAGAAGGGGTCAGAGCCGGGGCCGGAGCTATAGATTGTGCGGTTTCATCCATGGCCGGATTTTCTTCACAGCCCCCTGTTGAAACCATGAACGCAATCTTCTCTGAAACAAATTATACTGCCGATCTGGATATCGAAGCTTTGGAGAAAACTGCCAAATATTTCTCAGAGCTTGCACCAAAGCGCACCTGTACAAATGACCCGATGAATATCATCGATCCTGATATCCTTATTCATCAGATTCCGGGTGGAATGATCTCAAATTTTCGTTCACAGCTGAAAATTCAGAACACTCTGGACAAATTGCCTGAGGTCCTTGAAGAGGTCACCAATGTCAGAAAAGACTTAGGATATCCCCCATTGGTTACACCAACAAGCCAGATTGTAGGTACTCAGGCTGTGATGAATGTTATTGCAGGAGAGCGTTACAAGATTGTCCCCAATGAAGTTAAAGATTATGTAATGGGTTTGTACGGCAGATCTCCCGCACCTATTACAAAAGAGATTACTCAGAAGATTCTCGGGGATCAAAAGCCCATAACCTCAAGGCCGGCTGACAGATTAAGTCCTATGCTGCCTAAGGCAACTCACGGTACAGAAGCTTCCTACTTCGAGCATGAAGAGGATATAATCTCTTATGTACTTCTTCCTGAGCCTGCAGTGGAATACTTTAAATACCGGGCTCTTTCACCTGATGAAAGACCGCCCACACCTGCAGATCTTGAGTTGGAAAAAGCCAGATCGGTTGAAAATAAAGTTGAGAAAGTTGTAAAAGAGGAAGTGAAATCCTCTCAAAAGGCACAGGCTCCGCGTAGACCTAAAATATCTATGCCTGAGAAAATCGAGAAGGTTGCTGCCGAACTTACTCAAAAGATTGAAGGTCTTGCAATTGAAGAAGTGATATTCCGTAAAGAGGATGTGACACTTTCAATTCGAGGAGCCGGGGCTTTGGCTTCTCCTGTGACAGCGCCTCCTGTAACTGAGGATACTTCATCAACCCTAAGCAGCGGATCTGCCGTTTCTGAACCTGAACCAGTCCGGGAGTCTGAGCCTGCAACAGAAAATTACTCATCCACGGTGAACTCTCCTCTTGTTGGTACATTCTACTCTGCACCTGGGCCTGGGAAATCATCCTACGTCAAAGAAGGGGACATTGTGGAAAAAGGGGAAAAGGTATGTATCGTTGAGGCGATGAAGCTGTTCAATGAAATATCTGTACCTGAGAAATGCAGGATTGTAAAAATCCTGGCTAAAGATGGTGAGGCGATCGAAAAAGATCAACCGCTTATTGCAATCGAAGAGCTGTAA